One Chlamydiales bacterium genomic window, CTCCCCTACCTTAGATGCTCATCATTGATGATCAATCGTACAGCTGCAAAATCAATTGCTTATTGTGTCAATCCTCACAAAAAAGAACATGCAAATTGGATTATTCAAGGTCTTCTTTATACAAATGATCCAAATGCACGACACTTTCTTCTTAAAGCTTTATATACTCTTTCTAATCCCACTATTCTTCAACCGCTTATTCTAGCTTCAAAACATTTTCGTCCAAATGAACTCAAATTAACAGAAGATATTATATTGAAAATTCAACCTCTTTCATCAAATACTCTTTTAAATATCCTCTGTACAAAATCTATACCAGATAGTTGTCGTTTGCTAGCTGGCAGAATTTTAGGTAAAATCGATCGAAAAACACTTCAAAAAAATCTTTATTCAATTGTGAAATTTGAGATTGACCGAGCATATTTCTATTTTTATCATGCTTATGAAATTCAGAAACAACTACCTGAGCAAGAACTTTCTATATTAGAAAATGCCCTATTCACTAATTACCAATCTATTATAGACTTTATTATTCAAATACTTGGTGTCGCGGGGTCAATTGAGCAAAGCCAAATTCTTTCAATGACTTTACGTAGTCCCAATCCAAAAATTCGTGCTCAAGCAATTGAATCTTTAGATAAAACATGTGAAAATCATATTTTCAATCTTCTAGAGCCTTTGATTAATGAACAACACCCAGAGAAAAAAATCCACTACTACTTAAAAAATGGTGGTATTCCTTATAATTTGAATCAATTATTAAATACTATGCAAAACTCCTCTTCAATTGGTGATCAGATTGTGTCGATTAGTTTAAAAGCACGTTTACAAACTCCTGACTGGCGTCAAGCTCTCCGCATCAAGTTAGAAGAAGGTGCAAAAGTCTTTAAAAATCTTGCTAACGAACTTCTTGAGCTAAAAAGATGAAGTTAAATTTGATTGACAAAGCATTCATATTGAAAAAAACTTTGATTTTTGGTGCATTAGATTTAGAATTGCTGTTAACTATTTCAAATCATTTAGAGATAGTTAATCATAAGAAATCTGAAAAGATTTTTCAATCTGATCAACAAAGCCGCTACACTTATCTTATTGTGAATGGAAAGGTTTTAATAGAAGATAAAAGAGGAAACTATCTTGCTGAGCTAGATTCAGGAGAATTTTTTGGAGATGAGTCTCTGTTTAATGAAAAACCACGAGCTTATGAAGCTATTTCTAAAACTCCCTTGACTCTACTTACTCTTTCTTACTCTCATTTGATCAGTATCATCAACGAATGCCCAACAGTGGCAATCGCCTTACTTAAAGCCTATAATCAACATATAGATTTTCGAAAGAGGTAAAAGCAAGCATTTTGAATGCTTGCTTTTAAAAAATTCTAATTCTTTTTCCTATGAATCTTTTTGTTTTTTTCCAATGTAGTTAATTACATCTCCTACAGTTTTGAGTTTTTCAGCTTCTTCTTCAGAAATTTCAAAACCAAAACGCTCCTCAAAAGTCATAATTAATTCTGTAAGATCTAAACTATCTGCATTAAGATCTTCAATAAAAGACTTTTCCGGAGTCACATCTTGCTGATCAACACCAAGTTGTTCAACAACAATATCAGTAACTTCTTTTTCCAGTGACATAGTGATTTCCTCTTTTCTCATAAAAAAAATAAATTTGAAAAAACCTAAATAATTAAAAAAGGATACTTTTTTCTGGTTCTTTTAGCAAGCTTTACAATTCATTGCAAATCTTTCAAAACGCTATTTTACAACTTTTCGAATGACACATAGTCTAATAAAAAGAGATAACCTTATATATATCTTTATTTATAAAAATAAGAGCTAGAAACTTTTATGACATTGCCATTCCACCATCAACGGTTAATACTTCTCCTGTAATATAGTCAGCCATTGAACTAGCTAAAAAAAGTGCTGCATTGCCTATATCTTCAGGTCGACCAAATTTATGCATCGGAATTTGATTAAGGATCGCTTCTCTTTGCTTTTCCTGAATTGTCTTCGTCATATCGGTTTCAATAAAACCGGGTGCAATACAATTAACTGATATATTCCATCTACTTACTTCTTTAGCAAGAGACTTAGTAAAACCAATCATCCCTGCTTTTGAAGCAGCATAATTCGTTTGGCCTGCATTCCCAATCAATCCAACAATAGAGCCAATATTGATAATTTTACCTCTTCGGACCTTCATCATTCGACGGACTAAAGAACGACAAGTGTTATAGACCGAGTTTAAATTTGTATTTATGACCTCTTGCCAATCATTCTCTGAAAGACGGATCAATAAACTATCACGAGTAATCCCCGCATTATTTACCAAAATCTCCACATGGTTAAAATCTTCATAAACTTGTGTAATAGAAGACTCGACCTCTTGATAATTAGAAACATTTACTTTATAAAAAGCAATTTTCTGATCTTTTTTAGCTTTTTTTTGAAAATCTTTTAGTATTTGAGACCCCCGCACTTCATCTGTTCCAAAAAATGCAACAGAAGCTCCATGCTCAATGAAAGAGCTGACAATCTTACTACCAATTCCACGTGTTCCTCCTGTGACAATCGCTGTTTGTTCAGAAAGTAGCTCCATATTCGCTCCTATTTGTAATAGAAAATTTTCTACAAAAGAGTTTCTATCACGATACCTTTAAGAATCAAGCTCAATTAAAGCCAGTTTTTCTAAATCTTCAATTTTATTAATCGGTATCGTTGGTACTGAGACCCCAATTTGTTTATTGATTCCTGTTAGAGTCTTACCACATCCAATTTCTATGAAATAAGCAATCTTAGGCATCATTTTTTGAATCCCCTGCTCCCAGTAAATAGGGGAAGTGACCTGTTGGATTAAATACCTACGCATTTCATCCCTATCTGAAACATAATCGCCAGGAACATTCATTACGAGGTCAATTGAACTCTCAAAAATAGAAATTTCTTGGATTTTTTTTTGTAATTTTTCCTGGGCTAACGCCATTAATCCACTGTGAAATGCACCATGAACATTAAGTAGTACCGTTCTTTTTGCCCCTCTGGCCTTTGCAGCTTCAATGCCAGCTTTTACTCCTTTATGAGTTCCAGAAATTACTGTTTGACCTGGACAATTAAAATTTGCTATCCAAAGATCATCAGGTAAATCTAGCTGAGAGACCATCTCTTTAATCTCCTTAGCTGAGAGACCAAAAAGAGCCGCCATGGTTCCACGAGTTTTTTCACATGCCTCATGCATCACCTCACCACGAAACTGCACCAATGACAAACATGTGGAAAAAGGAAGATAGTTACTCGCTGTAAGTGCAGTATATTCCCCTAAACTCAAACCAGCACAGACAGAAGGTTTAAGATGAGGAAATTCTTTTTGAAGAACTCTTAGAATGGCTATACTTAAAAGGTAAATCCCAGTTTGACTATTGGACGTTTCAGTAAGTTGATCACTCGGTCCTTCAAATACAATCTTAGAAAGACAACGATTTAACTGTTCATCGCCTTCCTGAAAAACCTCTCTTGCTTGAGTATAAGTTTTGTAAAAATCTTGTCCCATTCCTACAATTTGAGATCCTTGTCCAGGAAAAAGAAAAGCGATGTTTTTCATAACACTACCTCCCAACTATTCTTAGATTGTTTTTAAGAAATGATGTTTTTTATTGTAACTGGATAAAAACAAAAGGCTTTATATTTTTTTTAAAATTGTTGCTCCCCAAGTAAATCCTGCACCAAAAGCAACTAAAAGAATACATTCTCCACTTTCGATAGTTCTTTCTCTAATTAATTCATCAAAAGCAATTGCAACAGCTGAAGCAGAGGTATTCCCATATTTATGCACTGTCTTAAAAACCTTCGACTCATTGACTCCAAATCTTCGAGCAATCGCATCAATAATCCTTGCATTAGCTTGATGAGGAACAAGCCAATCGATCTCATCTTCATGCATATTTGCTCGTTCTAAACAATCTTTTGCTGCATTCTCCATTCTACGAACAGCATGTTTGAAAACCTCTTTACCTTCCATCATGATAAAATGTTGATGTTGAGCAATCGTATCTGGTGAAGCTGGTATACGACAGCCTCCGGCTGGAAGTATAAGAAGTTGAGCCAGCTCCCCATCAGCACCAAGAGACGATTCCATAATTTCATATCCCTCTCCATGATCACTAATAACTGAAGCAGAGGCACCATCACCAAACAAAACACAAGTATTTCGATCTTTATAGTTGACAAAGGAAGAAAGTTTTTCAGAAGCAATCAACAAAATATTCCTATAGATACCAGAATCAATAAAACCTTTCGCCATCACCAATCCATAGAGATAACCCGTACAAGCTGCTTGAAAATCAAAAGCAGCCGCTTGATGCGCTCCTAACATGTTCTGAATCAAGGCGGCTGTACTTGGAAATATATAATCAGGTGAGATTGTAGCAACCAAGATAAGATCAATCTCTGTGGGATTTTTCTTAGCTATTTTAAGAGCAGCTTTTGCTGCTTTTAGACCCATATCAGAGCTGTATTCATCATAGCTAGCAATACGTCTTTCCTTTATCCCCGTTCTTGAATAAATCCACTCATCAGAAGTATCGACTAGTTTTTCTAAATCTTCATTATTTAAAATGTGTTCAGGTAAATAAGAACCTGTCCCAATAATGCGGGCTTTTGTCTTCACAATAATTCTTTATAAATAAACGGTTAAAGCAAATAAATAATACTTTAGCAAATGGTGCTTTAAAATAAAACCCTTAAGGGGCAATATATTTTTCTATGCACTATCCCAAGCCTCTTTCGCAACTGATAGCAATTTTCCAAAAACTCCCAGGAGTAGGAATAAAAACAGCTGAAAGATTTGCTTTTCATGTTCTAAATTGGCCCGAAGAGAAGTTGGCTGATATGGCCTCAATAATTAAAAACATAAAAAAAAATATTAGTCACTGCCTTGAATGTGGGAGTTTGGTTGAAGAGGGAAATAAGTGCACAATATGTTACAATAAGAATAGAAACTCAAAAACTTTATGCATTGTTGCTTCAGTTAAAGATGTTTTTTTAATTGAGGAAACAAGAGAATATACCGGGCTTTATCATGTTCTTGGAACACTTTTTTCACCAATTCATGGTCTAGCACCTTCTAAAAAAACCATTGATAAACTTAAAGCTCGTATCGTTGAAATGGAGATTCGTGAAATCATTATTGCCTTAGATGCAACTTTAGAAGGAGATGCAACTTCTCTTTACTTAAAAAAAGAATTAACAAATTTCTCTCTTTCTGTTTCTCGTCTTGCTCTTGGGTTGCCAATGGGTAGTTCTCTTGACTTTATTGATGGAGGCACATTAGCGCGCGCCTTTTCTGGTAGGCATGCATATTAACTTGATTAAATTAAACGCTTTCTCTTACGATTTTTATCTTTGATCTTTGTAAATTATTATGAAACACTGGATTTTTGCCTTTTTTTTATTTAGTTTTCCTTTTTTCTCTTTTGCCGAACAATATGAAACCATGCGGATTGCTAAAATTGAATTTATTCCTCGCAATGTTTCAAATGATGAAACATTTCATCCTATAGCGATTCAATCTCGAATGGAATCAAAAGTTGGGAATTATTTTTCTCAATCAGAGTTTGATAGTGATTTAAAGATGCTTGCTAAAGAATATGACCAGGTGTTGCCATCGATTGAAGTGATTCATAATGAGATCTATATCTTTTTGAATATCTGTTTGAAGCCTATCATTAACAAAATCCATTTTTGTGGAAATGAAGAGATAAAATCGAAAAAACTATTCAAAAATTTAGGGATTGAGACTGGTTCATTATTTGAGCGCGACGAGTTTATTAAAGCCTTACACCAGCTTCGACTCTTCTATGCAAAAAGAGGATACTTTGAAGCTGAAATTGATTATTTGATCATACCAAATGAAGAAGGAAGTAAAATTGATATTGAAATTCATATCTCTGAAGGTCGTGCTGGTAAAATTCATCAGATTCTTTTTGAAGGATTGAATGCCAGAGAAGAAGAAGAGATTCTAGAGGAAATCCTATCTCAACCCTATAATGTTCTACTAAGTTGGTATAGTGGGAAGGGAATATATCATCCCGAAATGATTGAGCATGATAGGCTTAAAATTATTAATTACTTACAAAATCAGGGGTATGCTGATGCTATAGTAGACATGTCGGTTAAAGAAGCTAAAGTAGCTAAAAAAATTGATTTGGTGATTAAAGTTGAAAAAGGGATTTGTTATAAGGTTGGGCATATTAACATAGAAGGAAACTCTCTCTTTACTCATGAGAAAATTTATGAAGTCTTCGCTTTTAGTATGAAAAGTCCTCTTTCTCCTGAAAAGATTCGTTCAACAATTCAAGCGATTCGTGATCTTTATGGATCCTATGGTTACATAGATACAGATATTGACATCCAAATGGTCATGCGCAACGACTCTCCTGTTTATGATCTCTTCATCAAGATTGAAGAAGGACTACAGTATTATGTGGGTTTAATTCGGGTTTTTGGAAATCGTTCGACCCAAACTAAAGTCATTCTTCATGAGAGTCTGCTTTGTCCAGGAGAAGTGTTTGATAATCGTAAAATTGAAAAAACTGAAGCGCGTTTAGGAAATACTGGATTTTTTAGTTGTGTCAATGTTTATGCTGTTCGTTCTCAAATCGAAGATTGCGATTCAAAAAAACTCTATCGTGATGTTTACATCGAGGTAGAAGAAACAGATACTGGAAATCTCGGCCTTTTTGCTGGATTTAGCTCTCTTGATCGAATCTTTGGAGGGATAGAAATCACTGAACGTAATTTTAACATCACTGGACTGATGGATTTATTGAATAAAGGTCCTAGGGGTTTA contains:
- a CDS encoding cyclic nucleotide-binding domain-containing protein, encoding MKLNLIDKAFILKKTLIFGALDLELLLTISNHLEIVNHKKSEKIFQSDQQSRYTYLIVNGKVLIEDKRGNYLAELDSGEFFGDESLFNEKPRAYEAISKTPLTLLTLSYSHLISIINECPTVAIALLKAYNQHIDFRKR
- the fabG gene encoding 3-oxoacyl-ACP reductase FabG, whose protein sequence is MELLSEQTAIVTGGTRGIGSKIVSSFIEHGASVAFFGTDEVRGSQILKDFQKKAKKDQKIAFYKVNVSNYQEVESSITQVYEDFNHVEILVNNAGITRDSLLIRLSENDWQEVINTNLNSVYNTCRSLVRRMMKVRRGKIINIGSIVGLIGNAGQTNYAASKAGMIGFTKSLAKEVSRWNISVNCIAPGFIETDMTKTIQEKQREAILNQIPMHKFGRPEDIGNAALFLASSMADYITGEVLTVDGGMAMS
- the fabD gene encoding ACP S-malonyltransferase, coding for MKNIAFLFPGQGSQIVGMGQDFYKTYTQAREVFQEGDEQLNRCLSKIVFEGPSDQLTETSNSQTGIYLLSIAILRVLQKEFPHLKPSVCAGLSLGEYTALTASNYLPFSTCLSLVQFRGEVMHEACEKTRGTMAALFGLSAKEIKEMVSQLDLPDDLWIANFNCPGQTVISGTHKGVKAGIEAAKARGAKRTVLLNVHGAFHSGLMALAQEKLQKKIQEISIFESSIDLVMNVPGDYVSDRDEMRRYLIQQVTSPIYWEQGIQKMMPKIAYFIEIGCGKTLTGINKQIGVSVPTIPINKIEDLEKLALIELDS
- the recR gene encoding recombination mediator RecR, whose amino-acid sequence is MHYPKPLSQLIAIFQKLPGVGIKTAERFAFHVLNWPEEKLADMASIIKNIKKNISHCLECGSLVEEGNKCTICYNKNRNSKTLCIVASVKDVFLIEETREYTGLYHVLGTLFSPIHGLAPSKKTIDKLKARIVEMEIREIIIALDATLEGDATSLYLKKELTNFSLSVSRLALGLPMGSSLDFIDGGTLARAFSGRHAY
- the acpP gene encoding acyl carrier protein — its product is MSLEKEVTDIVVEQLGVDQQDVTPEKSFIEDLNADSLDLTELIMTFEERFGFEISEEEAEKLKTVGDVINYIGKKQKDS
- a CDS encoding beta-ketoacyl-ACP synthase III, with the protein product MVKTKARIIGTGSYLPEHILNNEDLEKLVDTSDEWIYSRTGIKERRIASYDEYSSDMGLKAAKAALKIAKKNPTEIDLILVATISPDYIFPSTAALIQNMLGAHQAAAFDFQAACTGYLYGLVMAKGFIDSGIYRNILLIASEKLSSFVNYKDRNTCVLFGDGASASVISDHGEGYEIMESSLGADGELAQLLILPAGGCRIPASPDTIAQHQHFIMMEGKEVFKHAVRRMENAAKDCLERANMHEDEIDWLVPHQANARIIDAIARRFGVNESKVFKTVHKYGNTSASAVAIAFDELIRERTIESGECILLVAFGAGFTWGATILKKI
- the bamA gene encoding outer membrane protein assembly factor BamA, with the translated sequence MKHWIFAFFLFSFPFFSFAEQYETMRIAKIEFIPRNVSNDETFHPIAIQSRMESKVGNYFSQSEFDSDLKMLAKEYDQVLPSIEVIHNEIYIFLNICLKPIINKIHFCGNEEIKSKKLFKNLGIETGSLFERDEFIKALHQLRLFYAKRGYFEAEIDYLIIPNEEGSKIDIEIHISEGRAGKIHQILFEGLNAREEEEILEEILSQPYNVLLSWYSGKGIYHPEMIEHDRLKIINYLQNQGYADAIVDMSVKEAKVAKKIDLVIKVEKGICYKVGHINIEGNSLFTHEKIYEVFAFSMKSPLSPEKIRSTIQAIRDLYGSYGYIDTDIDIQMVMRNDSPVYDLFIKIEEGLQYYVGLIRVFGNRSTQTKVILHESLLCPGEVFDNRKIEKTEARLGNTGFFSCVNVYAVRSQIEDCDSKKLYRDVYIEVEETDTGNLGLFAGFSSLDRIFGGIEITERNFNITGLMDLLNKGPRGLRGGGEYTHAKVNIGDRQTSYLLSWTKPYFLDTPWIFGVDLEKSDNRIYSRDYEIKTYGGTVHGTYIINSFLKYDIYYRARHTNIDIREKNNVTLRKEGEQTGFISAVGNALIYDSTDHPRRASCGFRSRLGYEVAGMGGNYQFMKFSYLNTYYYPFSRKGTLKIRGDIQFITTYGSTDPVNLPLSERFFLGGETTVRGYRPFIIGPKFGNNEPRGGLSSLLLSEEYQHNLVTIPSVDGFIFVDAGYVSMNEFTLGPLSASIGFGIRVEVMRNMPLMFGLGWPIHPNDIVNGQKVNVAQRFFFAIGGSF